GTTTCTTGATAGGATGTAAAGATGATGCGCACACCGGATCGGACCATGTCCCTCTCGGGGTCACTTGTTTGGTGTGCATCGAAGACGAGGATGACCGCCTCACCCGCAAACGACTGGTACTCAGCCAGCATATCGATGAGGCGACCTCGCATCTCTTCGAGGTTCTTTACGTCGCCGAGACTTGTTTCCGAGATACGTCCAAGAATGTTATAGCCATCAACAATCAAGCACTTCTTGCGGACTCTCTTTCCCTTAGTGCCGTTGCCTGATGACTTCATACAACAGCACCCCAGTTGCAACCGAGGCATTCAAGCTTTGCAGTTTGCCGAGCATCGGCAGCGAAACCAGATAGTCGCAGCCTTCACGCACCAGCCTGCTGAGTCCCTGTCCTTCCGCACCAATGACGAGGGCAATCGGACCTTGATACGTGATGTCGGTGTACGACTGAGTCGCCTCCACGTCTGTGCCCACAATCCAGTAACCCTTAGCCTTGAGTGTTTCCATCGCCTGAACAAGATTAGCAACACGGGCCACAGGCACGTATTCCATAGCCCCTGCGGCAGCCTTGCCGACGGTCTCCGTCAATGGTACCGCACGACGTTTGGGAATCACGACACCCTGCGCCCCGGTGGCTTCCGCAGTCCGCAGAATGGCGCCAAGGTTGTATGGATCCGATACTTCGTCAAGCAACAGGACCAATGGCTCATGTCCGGTTTCACGACTGATGATCTCGTCGAGTTC
The Alicyclobacillus curvatus genome window above contains:
- a CDS encoding NYN domain-containing protein, translated to MKSSGNGTKGKRVRKKCLIVDGYNILGRISETSLGDVKNLEEMRGRLIDMLAEYQSFAGEAVILVFDAHQTSDPERDMVRSGVRIIFTSYQETADDRIERLVYELRDTTPEIAVATSDYAEQQVIFGGGALRISASGLIERLRDAKKHIRTAVAEQEERGGSRISDRIGQDIAKILENWRRQ